The genomic segment TCTCGCTGGGCGGAGGTCGCCGTGTCGCTGGCCGTGCTGGTCGTCAATCCGGGCTCCACCAGCACCAGGCTGGCGCTCTGGAGCGAAGCCGGTTGCCTGCAGCAGGAGGAGCTGGCGCACAGTGCGGCCGACATCGCCGGCTGCCAGCGCATTGCCGACCAGCTGCCCGCGCGCCTCGCCGCCGTGCGCGGCTTCCTGGCCGATGCGGGCGAGCCGGCCTTCGCCGCCGTCGTCGGGCGCGGCGGCCCGCTGCGTCCCCTCGAGGGCGGCACCTACCGCATCGACGCGGCGATGGTCGCCGATCTCGCCCGGGCGCGCTACGGCGAGCACGCCAGCCTGCTCGGTGGACTCATCGCCCGCGAGCTGGCGGCGACGCGCGGCTTGCCGGCTTTCGTCGTCGACCCCGTCTCGGTGGACGAGCTCGACCCCGTCGCCCGCCTGAGCGGCGTGCCCGAGATCGAGCGCCTGGCTCGCAGCCACGCGCTCAGCCTCAAGGCCGTCAGCCGCCTGGCTGCGGCCGAGCTGGGGCGCCCGCTGGCGGAGACCCGATTCGCCGCCGCCCACCTCGGCGGCGGCATCAGCGTCGCCGCCCTGCGCGGCGGGCGCATCGTGGACGTCAACGATGCGCTGCTCGGCATGGGCCCCTTCACCCCCTACCGCGCCGGCGCCCTGCCGCTGCGCGGCGTCCTTGACCTGGCGTTCAGCCCGAATGCTACCAGGGGCCAAGTGGAGCAGAAGCTGCGCGCCGAGAGCGGTCTCTACGCCTACCTCGG from the bacterium genome contains:
- the buk gene encoding butyrate kinase, with translation MSLAVLVVNPGSTSTRLALWSEAGCLQQEELAHSAADIAGCQRIADQLPARLAAVRGFLADAGEPAFAAVVGRGGPLRPLEGGTYRIDAAMVADLARARYGEHASLLGGLIARELAATRGLPAFVVDPVSVDELDPVARLSGVPEIERLARSHALSLKAVSRLAAAELGRPLAETRFAAAHLGGGISVAALRGGRIVDVNDALLGMGPFTPYRAGALPLRGVLDLAFSPNATRGQVEQKLRAESGLYAYLGTGNLLEIEARIAAGDTRAAAVVEAMAYQIAKELGAVAAALALRLDGVILTGGMSRSELLVGRLRERVGALGRFFIYPGEREMEALALGALRVLRGQEMPRVYDPAGAPAEQRS